One Sphingomonas sp. SUN039 genomic window carries:
- a CDS encoding Zn-ribbon domain-containing OB-fold protein has translation MTWQRSRIRLDRDNRAFWTGGAEGKLNIVRCDDCGQFTHPPREICRHCQSENVAPHAVAGTGAVDTYTVNYQAWAKDMEVPFVIARVRLDDVPGVYLTTNIVNCPVDAVDIDDRVKVVFEEQDGIWYPLFEKVA, from the coding sequence ATGACATGGCAACGCTCGCGCATCCGGCTGGACCGTGACAATCGCGCCTTCTGGACCGGCGGTGCCGAAGGCAAGCTCAACATCGTCCGGTGCGACGATTGCGGGCAGTTCACCCATCCGCCGCGCGAAATCTGCCGCCATTGCCAGTCGGAAAATGTCGCGCCGCATGCCGTCGCGGGGACGGGTGCGGTCGATACCTATACGGTCAACTACCAGGCGTGGGCCAAGGACATGGAGGTGCCCTTCGTCATTGCTCGGGTGCGGCTCGACGATGTGCCGGGCGTCTATCTGACGACAAACATCGTCAACTGCCCGGTCGATGCGGTCGATATCGACGATCGGGTGAAGGTCGTGTTCGAGGAGCAGGACGGCATCTGGTATCCACTGTTCGAGAAGGTCGCCTGA
- a CDS encoding amidohydrolase family protein: protein MAETDAAEMAQAAKKYWSAEGYTEGGVIREVDYATQSGGLDPSLAGIKIVDTDTHITEAPDLFTSRAPARYKDKVPYVKLDNDGVERWYVGDRNFGSMGGNVIRKDNNKLLGRLAFPKLEQAHPGGHLMKERLQAMDDMGVYAQVCYQNSGVTQAGSLMSLGDPELAETIIRIYNDASMEFQQVSNQRIFNMGHLPFWSQEALNREARRCIDNGIKGFVLPDTPERVGVPSFLSDYWTPFLEMCSDTGTPINFHLNSGVDPNTITWEGFGFEQTLAVVATMFSIGNAATLGNWMVSGRLDRHPNLKIGLIESGMGWVPFAVEALEHQFREMMPSSKASLSRRPKEYFRDHFWCTFWFESAGPKLLLEEIGVDKVMFETDFPHPTSLYPGVQAHIVDVLGGYSYEVKKKVLQDNAVALYNLPF from the coding sequence ATGGCTGAAACCGATGCCGCCGAAATGGCGCAGGCCGCGAAGAAATACTGGTCGGCCGAAGGATACACCGAAGGCGGCGTGATCCGCGAGGTCGATTACGCGACCCAGTCAGGCGGTCTCGACCCGTCGCTGGCGGGGATCAAGATCGTCGATACCGACACCCACATCACCGAAGCACCCGATCTGTTCACCAGCCGCGCGCCCGCGCGCTACAAAGACAAGGTGCCCTATGTGAAGCTCGACAATGATGGGGTCGAGCGCTGGTATGTCGGCGACCGCAACTTCGGGTCGATGGGCGGCAATGTCATCCGCAAGGACAACAACAAGCTGCTCGGCCGACTTGCCTTCCCCAAACTCGAACAGGCGCACCCCGGCGGCCATTTGATGAAGGAGCGGCTGCAGGCGATGGATGACATGGGCGTCTATGCCCAGGTCTGCTATCAGAATAGCGGCGTAACCCAGGCGGGGTCGCTGATGTCCCTCGGCGATCCCGAACTCGCCGAGACGATCATCCGCATCTACAACGACGCATCGATGGAATTTCAGCAGGTTTCGAACCAGCGCATCTTCAACATGGGGCACCTACCCTTCTGGAGCCAGGAAGCGCTCAACCGCGAGGCACGGCGCTGCATCGACAACGGGATCAAGGGCTTCGTTCTGCCCGACACGCCCGAGCGCGTTGGCGTGCCGAGCTTCCTCAGCGATTACTGGACGCCGTTCCTCGAAATGTGTTCGGACACCGGCACGCCGATCAACTTCCATCTCAATTCGGGCGTAGATCCCAACACGATCACCTGGGAGGGCTTCGGCTTCGAACAGACGCTGGCGGTGGTGGCGACGATGTTCAGCATCGGCAATGCCGCGACGCTGGGTAACTGGATGGTGTCGGGACGGCTCGACCGCCATCCGAACCTCAAGATCGGCCTGATCGAAAGCGGCATGGGCTGGGTGCCCTTCGCGGTCGAGGCGCTGGAGCACCAGTTCCGGGAGATGATGCCAAGCAGCAAGGCGAGCCTCTCACGCCGCCCAAAGGAGTATTTCCGAGACCATTTCTGGTGCACCTTCTGGTTCGAAAGTGCTGGACCCAAGCTGCTTCTCGAGGAGATCGGTGTCGATAAGGTCATGTTCGAAACCGACTTCCCGCATCCGACCTCGCTCTACCCGGGCGTGCAGGCACACATCGTCGATGTGCTCGGCGGCTATTCGTACGAGGTGAAGAAGAAGGTGCTACAGGACAATGCGGTCGCGCTGTACAATCTGCCCTTCTAA
- a CDS encoding coniferyl-alcohol dehydrogenase yields MTDVLGYKGKRVIVSGCFSGMGEATAKLLLDLGAEVHGLDFKPCALPLASFNTVDLRDPESIDAGVAAIGGKVDALFNCAGLPQSFPAMDVMKVNFIGTRHLTEAVLPLMGRGGAIASIASTGGLGWSRRIPTSMEIIATQGFDAAVAWCEANMATVDNGYAFSKENIIVWTQFMGAKLIKQGIRINCTLPSPTQTPMMAAFHAASGKDVVDAAAEPMGRYSTPEEQAGGLVLLNSALASIVNGVVFPVDGGFMGGVATGQVDLSVMMRRAKPE; encoded by the coding sequence ATGACCGACGTTTTGGGATATAAAGGCAAACGCGTCATCGTCAGCGGCTGCTTTTCGGGGATGGGCGAAGCGACCGCCAAATTGTTGCTCGATCTGGGTGCCGAGGTTCACGGACTCGACTTCAAGCCCTGCGCGCTGCCGCTCGCCTCTTTCAACACCGTCGATCTGCGCGACCCCGAGTCAATCGATGCGGGCGTTGCGGCCATCGGTGGCAAGGTCGATGCGCTGTTCAACTGCGCGGGCCTGCCGCAATCCTTCCCGGCGATGGACGTGATGAAGGTTAATTTCATCGGCACGCGGCATTTGACCGAAGCGGTACTGCCGTTGATGGGCCGGGGCGGCGCGATTGCCAGCATTGCGTCCACGGGCGGGCTCGGCTGGAGCCGCCGTATCCCGACGAGCATGGAAATCATCGCAACGCAGGGTTTCGACGCGGCGGTCGCGTGGTGCGAAGCGAATATGGCGACGGTCGACAATGGCTATGCCTTCTCGAAAGAGAACATCATCGTCTGGACGCAGTTCATGGGTGCGAAGCTCATCAAACAGGGCATCCGGATCAACTGCACGCTGCCCTCGCCGACGCAAACGCCGATGATGGCGGCCTTCCACGCGGCATCGGGCAAGGACGTCGTCGATGCCGCCGCTGAACCGATGGGCCGTTATTCGACGCCGGAGGAACAGGCGGGCGGGCTGGTGCTGCTCAACAGCGCACTGGCGAGCATCGTCAACGGCGTCGTTTTTCCCGTGGACGGGGGCTTTATGGGCGGTGTGGCAACCGGCCAGGTCGATCTCAGCGTCATGATGCGCCGCGCTAAGCCAGAATAG
- a CDS encoding thiolase family protein, giving the protein MAGEAYITGIGMSEVGVRLTRSAIGLTVDAVKEAIADAGLTLDQIDGVSTYPGKMQAFLGFSPISTDDLIEVLGLKTRWHAGTGEATAQLGAITDAASAVKAGLARHVICFRTVYEAAALARPDEYPPMQRRNDITGGSQWVSPFGAFSAACWTAQFATRHMKRYGLTREQLAQVALNDHRNAALNPRAIVREPLTMDKYMSARMITTPFCLYDCDRFTDASTVVIVSAGDALDEVKSQPIRIAASAGSLERYSWDQAEWASAYPTGRDLWKNTDYSVKDVDTVQFYDGFAFQPITWLEGLGFCEVGEGGRFIEGGTRIARDGELPMNTGGGQLGWGRLHGFGFAFESVVQLRGDGGARQIAGDPKVAVATSGGGPMAAALLLAKD; this is encoded by the coding sequence ATGGCGGGCGAGGCCTATATCACCGGCATCGGCATGTCGGAGGTAGGCGTGCGGCTGACCCGCTCGGCCATCGGCTTGACCGTCGACGCGGTGAAGGAAGCCATCGCCGACGCCGGGCTGACGCTCGACCAGATCGATGGCGTCTCGACCTATCCGGGCAAGATGCAAGCGTTCCTCGGCTTCTCGCCGATCAGCACCGACGATCTGATCGAAGTGCTCGGTTTGAAGACGCGCTGGCACGCCGGGACCGGCGAGGCGACAGCGCAACTCGGGGCAATTACCGACGCGGCGAGCGCGGTGAAGGCGGGCCTCGCACGGCATGTCATTTGTTTCCGCACCGTATACGAGGCAGCGGCGCTGGCGCGGCCCGACGAATACCCGCCGATGCAGCGCCGCAACGACATCACCGGCGGCTCGCAATGGGTGTCGCCGTTCGGCGCGTTCTCGGCTGCCTGCTGGACCGCGCAATTCGCGACGCGCCACATGAAGCGCTACGGCCTGACGCGCGAACAGCTCGCGCAGGTCGCGCTCAACGATCACCGCAACGCCGCGCTCAACCCGCGCGCTATCGTCCGCGAGCCGCTGACGATGGACAAATACATGTCCGCGCGGATGATTACGACGCCGTTCTGTCTTTACGATTGCGACCGCTTCACCGATGCGTCGACGGTGGTGATCGTGTCGGCGGGCGATGCACTCGACGAGGTCAAGTCGCAGCCGATCCGCATCGCCGCCTCGGCCGGGTCGCTCGAACGCTACAGCTGGGATCAGGCCGAATGGGCGAGCGCCTATCCGACCGGGCGCGATCTGTGGAAGAACACCGATTATTCTGTGAAGGACGTCGATACCGTCCAGTTCTATGACGGCTTCGCTTTCCAGCCGATCACTTGGCTCGAGGGCCTCGGCTTCTGCGAGGTCGGTGAGGGCGGGCGTTTCATCGAGGGCGGCACGCGCATCGCCCGCGACGGCGAATTGCCGATGAATACCGGCGGCGGGCAATTGGGTTGGGGTCGTCTGCACGGCTTCGGCTTCGCCTTCGAAAGCGTAGTGCAATTGCGCGGGGACGGCGGGGCACGCCAGATCGCTGGCGACCCCAAGGTTGCAGTCGCGACGTCGGGCGGCGGGCCGATGGCGGCGGCGCTGCTGCTCGCGAAGGACTGA
- a CDS encoding enoyl-CoA hydratase/isomerase family protein: MAEEPHLLTEEADGILIASLNRPDKLNALSAETMALFEVALHRFRDTPELKVMLVRANGRYFSAGADMKSGAPASYPRTPSGIRENHRRGLHGMHRIYDEMEHIEKPIVAAIHATCVGGGLELALSCDFRLAAKSASFSFPEGLFGVLPASNGVSRLTRICGPHWARWLIMANQKADADKAMVMGLAHDVLPDEGFDAAALDFCRHLRKNNPEQMGAAKIAIDMAAEVGRDTARHVERMANSALMLNPAYLEGVERYIKNIGGNDE; this comes from the coding sequence ATGGCCGAAGAACCGCACCTGCTGACCGAGGAAGCCGACGGCATCCTGATCGCCAGCCTCAACCGCCCCGACAAGCTCAATGCGCTGTCGGCAGAGACGATGGCGCTGTTCGAAGTCGCGCTGCACCGCTTCCGCGACACGCCCGAATTGAAAGTCATGCTGGTCCGCGCCAATGGCCGCTATTTCAGCGCCGGGGCCGATATGAAAAGCGGCGCACCAGCCAGCTATCCCCGCACGCCGAGCGGCATCCGCGAGAACCACCGCCGCGGCCTGCACGGTATGCACCGCATCTACGACGAGATGGAGCATATCGAAAAACCGATCGTCGCGGCCATCCATGCGACCTGCGTCGGCGGCGGTCTCGAACTCGCGCTGTCGTGCGACTTCCGGCTCGCGGCGAAGTCGGCGTCGTTCTCGTTTCCCGAAGGGCTGTTCGGCGTGCTGCCCGCGAGCAACGGCGTCAGCCGCTTGACCCGCATCTGCGGCCCGCACTGGGCGCGCTGGCTGATCATGGCCAACCAAAAGGCCGATGCCGACAAAGCGATGGTGATGGGCCTCGCCCATGACGTGCTGCCCGACGAGGGGTTCGACGCCGCAGCACTCGATTTCTGCCGCCATCTGAGGAAGAACAACCCCGAGCAGATGGGTGCGGCCAAGATCGCCATCGACATGGCCGCCGAAGTCGGCCGCGACACCGCGCGCCATGTCGAGCGCATGGCCAACAGCGCGCTGATGCTGAACCCGGCCTATCTCGAAGGGGTGGAGCGCTACATCAAGAACATCGGCGGCAATGACGAGTAG
- a CDS encoding acyl-CoA dehydrogenase family protein → MNFALTDDQEMLRDMFARFLDEHSSTAGVRAAMPSGFDSALWTGLGELGAFSIRVPEAAGGLGLGLFDAALLMEEAGRTLVSGPLAETLVTARLLAQFGGAEDLLARVSTGEAVATVALHDVAAQPVQWVAGGAVAEAIVAHNGDQVVLVNVPESARTAEDNLASTPIAEIALGAHPHIVLGSGSEALATFAAAVEEWKLLIAAGLAGIGREALKLASAYACERKQFDQFIGQFQGISHPLADRLCDVDGGKFLIWRAIRDIADGAATAGAAISLASWWNADACARTVAQALHTFGGYGLTTEYDIFLYNLRAKAWPLVLGDPQRLIEEAGRRLYSGETTALPDVGDMPIDFDLGEDARAIADEIATFFAKNVTPEMRDTFHYSWEGYNPELNRKLAAENLLFLGLPKDVGGRGLSAYAKTAAMDALEIEGYNNPAAGVSQMVSLIINRFGSDELKAEVLPQIMSGEVICSLGYSEPGSGSDVFAAQCKATPDGNGWRIDGTKMFTSGANLSTYVLMLCRTNTEVAKHKGLTMFIVPLKAEGVTIQPVYTFQDERTNITFYDGVKIPDSWRLGEVDGGVKTMSASLELEHGGGFAKYQRKMLAAAEELCREIVYRGKPLIEDSSAQVRLARTTANTWVSELITFRANWAATEKKPNLAYGPMAKMFSSEVFQSDARDLLDLTAPLSLSKRKGAAAEINIFYRHAQGATIYGGTSEVHRSMIAERGLGLPRTRS, encoded by the coding sequence ATGAACTTCGCCCTCACCGACGATCAGGAGATGCTGCGCGACATGTTCGCGCGGTTTCTGGACGAGCACAGCAGCACGGCAGGGGTGCGCGCAGCGATGCCGTCGGGTTTTGATTCTGCACTGTGGACAGGATTGGGCGAACTCGGAGCTTTCTCGATCCGCGTTCCCGAAGCCGCAGGCGGCCTTGGGCTCGGACTGTTCGACGCGGCGTTGCTGATGGAAGAGGCCGGACGGACTCTGGTGTCGGGTCCGCTCGCCGAAACGCTGGTAACCGCGCGACTTTTGGCTCAGTTCGGCGGGGCGGAAGATCTGCTTGCGCGCGTTTCGACCGGCGAGGCAGTCGCCACGGTGGCGCTGCATGATGTCGCGGCACAGCCGGTGCAATGGGTAGCGGGTGGGGCAGTTGCCGAAGCAATCGTCGCGCATAACGGGGATCAGGTCGTCCTCGTCAATGTGCCCGAAAGCGCGCGCACCGCAGAGGACAATCTCGCCTCGACACCGATAGCCGAAATCGCCCTCGGCGCGCATCCGCACATCGTGCTCGGTTCGGGCAGCGAGGCGCTCGCGACGTTCGCGGCAGCAGTCGAGGAATGGAAACTGCTCATCGCGGCGGGTCTTGCCGGGATCGGGCGCGAAGCGTTGAAGCTCGCCTCAGCCTATGCTTGCGAGCGCAAGCAGTTCGACCAGTTCATCGGCCAATTCCAAGGGATTTCGCATCCGCTCGCCGACAGGCTGTGCGACGTCGACGGTGGCAAGTTCCTCATCTGGCGCGCAATCCGCGACATCGCCGATGGCGCGGCGACCGCAGGGGCTGCGATTTCGCTTGCGTCCTGGTGGAATGCCGATGCCTGTGCGCGGACAGTGGCGCAGGCGCTGCACACCTTCGGCGGCTATGGCCTTACGACCGAATACGACATCTTCCTGTATAACCTGCGCGCCAAGGCCTGGCCGCTGGTGCTCGGCGACCCGCAGCGCTTGATCGAGGAAGCCGGACGGCGTCTGTATTCGGGCGAAACGACCGCCCTGCCCGATGTCGGCGACATGCCCATCGATTTCGACCTCGGCGAAGATGCCCGCGCCATTGCCGACGAGATCGCCACGTTCTTCGCCAAGAACGTGACGCCCGAAATGCGCGACACGTTCCATTACAGCTGGGAGGGCTATAATCCCGAGCTGAACCGCAAACTCGCCGCCGAAAACCTGCTGTTCCTCGGGCTACCCAAAGACGTCGGCGGGCGCGGGCTATCCGCCTATGCCAAGACCGCCGCGATGGATGCGCTGGAAATCGAGGGGTACAACAACCCGGCGGCGGGCGTATCGCAGATGGTGTCGCTCATCATCAACCGCTTCGGATCGGACGAGCTGAAGGCCGAAGTGTTGCCACAGATCATGTCGGGCGAGGTGATTTGCAGCCTCGGCTATTCGGAGCCGGGCTCCGGTTCGGATGTCTTCGCTGCACAGTGCAAAGCCACCCCCGACGGCAACGGCTGGCGGATCGACGGCACCAAGATGTTCACCAGCGGCGCGAACCTGTCCACCTATGTCCTGATGCTCTGCCGCACCAACACCGAAGTCGCCAAGCACAAGGGGCTGACGATGTTCATCGTGCCCCTGAAGGCGGAGGGCGTAACGATCCAGCCGGTTTACACCTTCCAGGACGAGCGCACGAACATCACCTTTTACGACGGCGTCAAAATCCCCGATAGCTGGCGGCTGGGCGAAGTCGATGGCGGGGTGAAGACGATGAGTGCCAGCCTGGAACTCGAGCACGGCGGCGGTTTTGCGAAATACCAGCGCAAGATGCTCGCTGCGGCCGAAGAACTGTGCCGCGAGATCGTCTATCGGGGCAAGCCGCTGATCGAGGATTCCTCGGCGCAGGTGCGGCTCGCCCGGACGACAGCGAACACCTGGGTATCCGAGCTGATCACGTTCCGCGCCAACTGGGCCGCGACCGAAAAGAAGCCCAATCTGGCTTACGGTCCGATGGCGAAGATGTTCTCTTCCGAAGTGTTCCAGTCCGACGCGCGCGATTTGCTCGATCTGACCGCGCCGTTATCGCTGTCGAAGCGCAAGGGTGCGGCGGCGGAGATCAACATCTTCTACCGCCACGCTCAGGGCGCGACGATCTATGGTGGCACCAGCGAGGTCCACCGCAGCATGATCGCCGAACGCGGGCTGGGCCTGCCGCGTACACGAAGCTAG
- a CDS encoding DUF2889 domain-containing protein — MSTGFRRRFRITPRADSVTAAVEDDFHCMAVTLAHDGTTIASVDAVMDRWPWTTCPGATTELAKTFTGTALAEVARRGLKNSNCTHLYDLAVFAAAHAREADATIYDVFVGDKVAGRKHCEIRRNDAVVLDWAMEHDVLVTPETLAGTHVMQLRDWIASLDPATREAARVLQWASLIAHGRDIPLADQSDATRMPPNCFTFQPDRAKRAQRTGEIVDFSDSARRPLDHFDGRRFAR, encoded by the coding sequence TTGAGCACCGGTTTTCGCCGCCGGTTTCGCATTACCCCGCGCGCTGACAGTGTGACGGCGGCGGTCGAGGACGATTTTCACTGTATGGCAGTGACGCTGGCACATGACGGTACCACCATCGCGAGTGTCGATGCGGTCATGGACCGCTGGCCCTGGACGACCTGCCCAGGCGCAACGACGGAACTGGCGAAGACCTTCACCGGAACCGCGCTGGCCGAGGTCGCGAGGCGCGGCCTGAAGAACTCGAACTGCACCCATCTCTACGACCTCGCGGTGTTCGCTGCCGCACACGCTAGGGAGGCCGATGCGACCATTTACGACGTGTTCGTCGGCGACAAGGTCGCGGGGCGCAAGCACTGCGAAATCCGCCGTAATGACGCGGTCGTTCTCGACTGGGCGATGGAGCACGACGTTCTCGTTACGCCTGAAACGCTTGCCGGAACGCATGTGATGCAACTGCGCGACTGGATCGCGTCGCTCGATCCGGCCACGCGAGAGGCGGCGCGTGTCCTGCAATGGGCGTCGCTGATCGCACACGGTCGCGATATCCCGCTCGCCGATCAGTCCGACGCAACGCGGATGCCGCCCAATTGCTTCACCTTCCAGCCCGACCGGGCCAAACGCGCGCAGCGGACCGGTGAGATTGTCGATTTCAGCGACAGCGCACGCCGCCCGCTCGACCATTTCGACGGGCGGCGGTTCGCGCGTTAG